From a single Nostoc sp. MS1 genomic region:
- the fabI gene encoding enoyl-ACP reductase FabI, with product MLNLNGKNALVTGIANNRSIAWGIAQQLHAAGANLGITYLPDERGKLEKKVAELVEPLNPSLFVPCNVQNDEQIQSTFDTIRDKWGRLDILIHCLAFANRDDLTGDFSQTSRAGFATALDISTFSLVQLSGAAKPLMTEGGSIITLTYLGGVRAVPNYNVMGVAKAGLEASVRYLASELGPQNIRVNAISAGPIRTLASSAVGGILDMIHHVEEVAPLRRTVTQTEVGNTAAFLASDLASGITGQVLYVDAGYEIMGM from the coding sequence ATGCTGAATCTGAACGGAAAAAATGCCTTGGTTACAGGTATCGCCAATAATCGCTCCATTGCCTGGGGAATTGCCCAACAACTGCACGCAGCAGGAGCGAACCTTGGTATTACTTACCTACCAGATGAACGCGGCAAATTGGAGAAAAAAGTTGCGGAACTTGTAGAACCCCTCAATCCCAGCTTATTCGTTCCCTGTAATGTTCAAAACGATGAACAAATTCAGTCCACCTTTGATACTATCCGCGATAAATGGGGCAGGTTAGATATTCTGATTCATTGTTTGGCTTTTGCTAACAGAGATGATTTGACAGGAGATTTTAGCCAAACTTCCCGTGCTGGTTTTGCCACAGCTTTGGATATCAGCACCTTTTCTTTAGTGCAATTAAGCGGTGCAGCTAAACCTTTAATGACCGAAGGCGGTAGTATTATCACCCTGACATATTTAGGCGGTGTCAGAGCAGTTCCTAACTACAACGTTATGGGTGTTGCCAAAGCAGGTTTAGAAGCAAGTGTCCGTTATTTAGCATCTGAACTCGGCCCCCAAAATATTCGCGTTAATGCCATCTCTGCTGGTCCTATTCGCACCTTAGCATCTAGTGCCGTCGGTGGCATTTTAGATATGATTCACCATGTAGAAGAAGTAGCTCCTCTACGTCGGACTGTTACACAAACAGAAGTAGGCAACACTGCGGCTTTCTTAGCAAGTGATTTAGCTAGTGGTATCACCGGACAAGTCCTGTATGTGGATGCAGGATATGAAATTATGGGAATGTAA
- the ntcA gene encoding global nitrogen regulator NtcA, whose translation MIVTQDKALANVFRQMATGAFPPVVETFERNKTIFFPGDPAERVYFLLKGAVKLSRVYEAGEEITVALLRENSVFGVLSLLTGNKSDRFYHAVAFTPVELLSAPIEQVEQALKENPELSMLMLRGLSSRILQTEMMIETLAHRDMGSRLISFLLILCRDFGIPCADGITIDLKLSHQAIAEAIGSTRVTVTRLLGDLREKKMISIHKKKITVHKPVTLSRQFT comes from the coding sequence ATGATCGTGACACAAGATAAGGCCCTAGCAAATGTTTTTCGTCAGATGGCAACCGGGGCATTTCCGCCGGTTGTAGAAACGTTTGAACGCAATAAAACGATCTTTTTTCCTGGCGATCCTGCCGAACGAGTTTACTTTCTTTTGAAAGGCGCTGTAAAACTTTCCAGGGTGTACGAGGCAGGAGAAGAAATTACAGTCGCACTGCTACGGGAAAATAGCGTTTTTGGAGTCCTGTCTTTGTTGACAGGAAACAAGTCAGATCGGTTTTACCATGCGGTGGCATTTACTCCAGTAGAATTGCTGTCTGCACCCATTGAACAAGTTGAGCAAGCACTTAAGGAAAATCCTGAACTATCAATGTTAATGCTGCGGGGTCTATCTTCGCGGATTCTGCAAACAGAAATGATGATTGAAACTTTGGCTCACCGAGATATGGGTTCAAGGTTAATCAGTTTTCTGTTAATTCTCTGCCGTGATTTTGGTATTCCCTGTGCAGATGGCATCACCATTGACTTGAAGTTATCTCATCAAGCGATCGCAGAAGCAATTGGTTCCACTCGCGTTACTGTTACGAGGCTATTAGGGGATCTCCGCGAGAAAAAAATGATTTCCATCCACAAAAAGAAAATTACTGTGCATAAACCAGTGACTCTCAGCAGACAGTTCACTTAA
- a CDS encoding DUF3084 domain-containing protein, whose product MTTGYILIAAILILGGVIATVGDRIGTRVGKARLSLFNLRPKNTAVLVTIITGGLISATTLAILFLADEGLRKGVFELEDIQKDLRQKREQLKVAEAQKSQVEAERNKVNQELEITRSDKRQVETQRDEAKKEKLKAQQDLAQTQAQFQRTQSRLGQVVTQYQKAIAELQNVYNQRQALQAAVEQLKTERQKLYAEAKKAIEQRDKELANRKQAIEERDRELANRQQAVEQRDRKISDLDKIIQNRNLEITQREEVLAKRESRLKELEKQQDYLEQEVARLEKYYQSYRDLRLGKLALVRGQVLASAVVRVNQVTAARKVISQLLQEANRNASFGLSEPGANSANTELLRITPDRVEQLIQQIDDGREYVVRIFSAGNYVRGEKQIEFFADAARNVLVFSGSEVLATTTANPSSMTSYELRQRLDLLISASQFRARNAGIVESVQIDGTVLRFVALLSQINQSIEIKAVAAEDTYTAGPLRVRLVVIQDGKVILST is encoded by the coding sequence ATGACCACCGGGTACATCCTCATCGCAGCAATTTTAATTCTGGGAGGTGTAATTGCCACTGTTGGCGATCGCATCGGCACAAGAGTTGGCAAAGCACGCCTCTCACTGTTTAATCTACGCCCTAAAAATACGGCTGTACTGGTAACTATTATTACTGGTGGATTAATTTCTGCCACTACCTTAGCTATTCTATTTCTTGCTGATGAAGGGCTACGGAAAGGGGTGTTTGAGTTAGAAGATATTCAAAAAGACCTCAGACAAAAACGAGAACAGCTCAAAGTTGCTGAGGCACAAAAAAGCCAAGTAGAAGCTGAACGCAATAAAGTTAATCAAGAGTTAGAAATCACCAGAAGCGATAAAAGACAGGTAGAAACTCAGCGCGACGAAGCGAAGAAAGAGAAACTAAAAGCACAGCAAGATTTAGCACAAACACAAGCACAATTCCAGCGCACACAAAGCCGGCTAGGTCAAGTTGTCACGCAATATCAAAAAGCGATCGCCGAACTGCAAAACGTTTACAATCAAAGACAAGCACTACAAGCCGCAGTTGAACAACTCAAGACAGAACGGCAAAAGCTATATGCTGAAGCCAAAAAAGCTATAGAACAGCGTGACAAAGAATTAGCTAACCGTAAACAAGCCATAGAAGAACGCGATAGGGAACTAGCTAACCGTCAACAAGCCGTAGAACAGCGCGATCGCAAAATTTCTGATCTGGATAAAATCATTCAAAACCGTAACCTAGAAATTACCCAAAGAGAAGAAGTACTAGCCAAGCGAGAATCTCGCCTGAAAGAATTAGAAAAACAACAGGATTATTTAGAACAAGAAGTAGCTCGACTGGAAAAATATTATCAGTCATACCGCGACTTACGTTTAGGCAAATTAGCCTTAGTTCGTGGTCAAGTTTTGGCTTCTGCTGTGGTGCGTGTTAATCAAGTTACCGCAGCACGTAAGGTAATATCGCAACTGTTGCAAGAAGCAAACCGTAATGCTAGTTTTGGACTAAGCGAACCTGGGGCGAACTCGGCAAATACCGAATTGCTACGCATTACTCCAGATAGAGTTGAACAACTGATTCAGCAAATAGATGATGGTCGAGAATACGTAGTGAGAATATTCTCGGCTGGCAACTATGTCAGAGGAGAAAAGCAGATAGAATTTTTTGCTGATGCGGCTAGAAATGTATTGGTATTTTCAGGAAGCGAAGTTTTGGCTACAACCACAGCCAATCCTAGCAGTATGACATCTTATGAATTAAGACAGAGGTTAGATTTATTAATTTCTGCTTCTCAATTTCGCGCTAGGAATGCAGGAATTGTTGAAAGCGTGCAAATAGATGGTACAGTGCTGCGCTTTGTTGCTTTATTGAGTCAAATAAATCAATCAATAGAAATTAAAGCTGTCGCTGCCGAAGACACATACACAGCCGGGCCTTTAAGAGTGAGGCTAGTAGTAATTCAAGATGGCAAAGTTATTTTGAGTACTTAA
- a CDS encoding pre-16S rRNA-processing nuclease YqgF, translating to MIVSEFSPTQPVILGFDPGKDKCGLAVMGLDRQLYYHQVIPSPEAIANINKLRQKFPISMLVMGNQTTAKRWKQQLQQELIEALNIVLVDERYSTLEARDRYWQMYPPKGITKLLPQGMRQPPRPIDDIVAILLIERYLNRLTESVNG from the coding sequence ATGATTGTTAGTGAATTTTCTCCAACACAACCAGTTATCTTAGGCTTTGACCCTGGTAAAGATAAGTGTGGTTTAGCGGTGATGGGATTGGATCGGCAATTATATTATCATCAAGTCATTCCTTCCCCAGAAGCGATCGCCAATATTAATAAACTCAGACAAAAGTTTCCCATTTCTATGCTAGTTATGGGCAACCAAACCACAGCCAAACGCTGGAAACAGCAACTACAGCAAGAGTTAATCGAGGCATTAAATATTGTATTAGTAGACGAGCGCTATAGTACCTTAGAGGCACGCGATCGCTATTGGCAGATGTATCCCCCTAAAGGAATAACAAAGCTACTACCACAAGGAATGCGCCAGCCGCCACGCCCCATAGACGATATCGTCGCTATTCTTTTAATTGAACGATACCTAAATCGCCTTACAGAGTCGGTTAATGGTTAA
- the hisB gene encoding imidazoleglycerol-phosphate dehydratase HisB: MQISDYPQLNLSSIPRIASVHRTTGETDVQVTINLDGTGICQAVTGIPFLDHMLHQIASHGLIDLDIQAKGDWEIDDHHTNEDVGITLGQALAKALGDRKGIVRFGNFLAPLDEALVQVALDFSGRPHLSYGLQIPTERVGNYDTQLVREFFVALVNHSQMTLHIRQLDGINSHHIIEATFKAFARAVRTAIEIDPRRAGTIPSSKGVL; this comes from the coding sequence ATGCAAATCAGCGATTATCCCCAACTCAATTTATCCTCAATTCCTCGAATTGCTTCTGTTCACCGTACAACTGGGGAAACGGATGTACAGGTGACTATAAATCTGGATGGTACGGGAATTTGTCAAGCCGTCACTGGCATTCCCTTTTTAGATCATATGCTGCATCAAATTGCTTCCCACGGCTTGATTGATTTGGATATTCAAGCTAAGGGAGACTGGGAAATTGATGATCACCACACAAATGAAGACGTAGGTATTACTTTAGGACAAGCCTTGGCTAAAGCACTAGGCGATCGCAAAGGTATAGTCCGCTTCGGCAATTTTTTAGCACCCTTAGACGAAGCTTTAGTACAAGTAGCACTAGACTTTTCCGGTCGTCCTCACCTGAGCTACGGCTTACAAATCCCTACCGAACGTGTAGGAAACTATGACACTCAATTAGTTAGAGAATTTTTTGTAGCATTAGTCAACCACAGCCAAATGACGCTACACATCCGTCAGCTAGATGGTATTAACTCCCATCACATCATTGAGGCTACATTCAAAGCCTTCGCCAGAGCCGTCAGAACCGCAATAGAAATCGACCCCCGCCGTGCTGGGACTATTCCTAGTTCTAAGGGTGTGCTTTAG